From a region of the Drosophila ananassae strain 14024-0371.13 chromosome XL, ASM1763931v2, whole genome shotgun sequence genome:
- the LOC6503693 gene encoding inositol hexakisphosphate and diphosphoinositol-pentakisphosphate kinase isoform X10 — MEWTWFKDWWRLKKLRSRHQRHKKKLEAAAAAAGAAVTAVTALPGSNIPESLGAHEPHSIRRHSLDPGPVDSGVRRRRRARGRDRLRRNRLLQQRQRRSQSAGVQGDKENLQGSGQNKDDDDGEYGPFNVSDYEDYAPVHGSDEDSDDFCFCDICLNGDTDFGDSNDGMDSDTSTSSSNSKQVVVGICAMAKKTQSKPMKEILTRLGEFEFIKLVTFEENVILREPVQNWPTCDCLVSFHSKGFPLEKAIEYAQLRNPFVLNNLHMQYDIQDRRRVYAILEKEGIEIPRYAVLDRDSPDPKHHELIESEDHVEVNGITFNKPFVEKPVSAEDHNIYIYYPTSAGGGSQRLFRKIGSRSSVYSPESRVRKTGSFIYEDFMPTDVYFSGTDVKVYTVGPDYAHAEARKSPALDGKVERDSEGKEIRYPVILNHSEKLISRKVCLAFKQTVCGFDLLRANGKSYVCDVNGFSFVKNSNKYYDDCAKILGNMILRELTPTLHIPWSVPFQLDDPPIVPTTFGKMMELRCVVAVIRHGDRTPKQKMKVEVRHPKFFEIFEKYDGYKLGHVKLKRPKQLQEILDIARFLLSEIHTKAHAEIEEKESKLEQLKNVLEMYGHFSGINRKVQMKYQPRGRPRGSSSDDSKSADTPIEPSLVLILKWGGELTPAGRIQAEELGRIFRCMYPGGQGRSDYSGTQGLGLLRLHSTFRHDLKIYASDEGRVQMTAAAFAKGLLALEGELTPILVQMVKSANTNGLLDNDCDSSKYQNLAKGRLHDLMQNDREFTKEDRELINPCNSKSINQALDFVKNPVDCCHHVHLLIRELLHIISIKKDDPKTKDAILYHGETWDLMRCRWEKIEKDFSTKSKLFDISKIPDIYDCIKYDLQHNQHTLQYDQAEELYIYAKNLADIVIPQEYGLTPQEKLAIGQGICSPLLRKIKGDLQRNIDEVEDEFMNRLNPHYSHGVASPQRHVRTRLYFTSESHVHSLLTVLRYGGLLNVVTDEQWRRAMDYISMVSELNYMSQIVIMLYEDPTKDPTSEERFHVELHFSPGVNCCVQKNLPPGPGFRPHSHGDNACNVSLQSSDESNPSRIEEENDSACSNEDQQGKKRGVSSESPLSCRSLHYPFVQNGQRNGDRSAERQPAASGMAFGFNRLELRSKQFKSKPIPIGAHHTVSGHEAMDLAKRLNEELASQQQAQFSQQQQQLRPISPDIRAVSPDCEPRSRSFEQRASSGVGPKEPGFGDVPPIRPLETLHNALSLRKLDSFLQDMILAQIFKTPTGSPPRGFEVPCEMPAVSSLTLGTHHSPTLDNMTPSSTPAATPTEMPRGGSESSSARQCSLVSQSRFDPQSASQEPGKKPWQQQPQDRYSLAEKEEAHEASDQGMEEEPEQASSLPPEVESSLEITMENIEFEQDEEAQFEPLNQDTLGRGFFLSVGEQEAGGGGSGSTCLTPVSFGMDLNLSMVANKGSMSLSMDGFDDDEDPTLSAATTPSLPADCEPHLETCYCCPSHAEAPPEVASDDPRFGFALPVRVVTQASPEHVRQVRRAHDPVSPRIQKQISLFEGTAAGSGTDKTDSSGSVAGGGAGAAALHASINIPSAQHLRQDARLRKFENLTQSTSNSNFPFESNTLKRVPMQATGDYSNVSHTQSCINLKSGGSSAALGGSPQRQRAGVGASGRGGEPVEREAPVGAAHLGRLVSTCCSASASASASASASPSPSPSPSPGALIVKERFIEPPKKGIIRGYHGKTQSMDADFLFNEFLLLPAMAPAKLSIESSDIDKVEEHPVASTSKKPPF; from the exons ATGGAGTGGACGTGGTTTAAGGACTGGTGGCGCCTCAAGAAGCTCCGTTCACGGCACCAGAGGCACAAGAAAAAGCTCGaagccgctgctgctgccgctggagcagcCGTAACTGCCGTTACGGCTCTGCCCGGATCCAATATCCCGGAAAGCTTGGGCGCCCACGAGCCCCACTCCATTCGTCGCCATAGCCTGGACCCCGGGCCGGTTGATAGTGGCGTCCGAAGAAGGCGTCGGGCGCGTGGCCGGGACCGCCTGCGCCGGAATCGCTTGCtgcagcaacggcagaggcgcaGTCAGAGTGCCGGAGTCCAAGGCGACAAGGAGAATCTGCAGGGCTCGGGGCAGAACAAGGATGATGACGACGGAGAGTACGGTCCCTTTAATGTCAGCGACTACGAGGACTACGCCCCGGTCCATGGAAGCGACGAGGACAGCGACGACTTCTGCTTCTGCGATATTTGCTTGAAC GGCGACACGGACTTCGGGGACAGCAATGACGGGATGGACTCCGACACcagcacctcctccagcaacaGCAAGCAGGTGGTCGTTGGAATATGTGCGATGGCTAAGAAGACACAGTCGAAGCCCATGAAGGAGATCCTGACGAGACTCGGCGAGTTCGAGTTCATCAAACTGGTCACTTTCGAGGAGAACGTGATCCTGCGCGAGCCCGTCCAGAATTGGCCCACCTGCGATTGTTTGGTCTCGTTCCACTCGAAGGGATTCCCGCTGGAGAAGGCCATCGAGTACGCCCAGCTGCGGAATCCATTCGTGCTGAACAACCTGCATATGCAGTACGACATCCAGGATCGCAGGCGGGTCTATGCTATTCTCGAGAAGGAGGGCATCGAGATACCGCGCTACGCCGTCCTCGATCGGGACTCTCCCGATCCAAAGC ATCATGAACTTATCGAGTCCGAGGACCATGTCGAAGTCAATGGCATCACCTTCAACAAGCCCTTCGTGGAGAAACCCGTCTCGGCGGAGGACCACAACATCTACATCTACTATCCGACGTCGGCGGGCGGTGGAAGCCAGCGGTTGTTCCGGAAGATTGGCAGCCGGAGCAGTGTCTACTCGCCGGAGTCGCGGGTGCGCAAGACGGGCTCCTTCATCTACGAGGACTTTATGCCCACCGATG TGTATTTTTCAGGCACGGACGTCAAGGTGTACACCGTGGGCCCGGACTACGCCCACGCGGAGGCCAGGAAGAGCCCGGCCCTGGACGGCAAGGTGGAGCGCGACAGCGAGGGCAAGGAGATCCGCTACCCGGTCATCCTCAACCACTCTGAGAAGCTCATCTCCCGGAAGGTGTGTCTGGCGTTCAAGCAGACTGTCTGTGGATTCGATCTGCTCCGGGCCAATGGGAAGTCCTACGTGTGCGACGTGAACGGCTTCAGCTTCGTGAAAAACTCCAACAAGTACTACGACGACTGCGCCAAAATTCTCGGCAACATGATCCTGCGGGAGCTCACGCCTACGCTGCACATCCCGTGGTCGGTGCCCTTCCAGCTCGACGATCCCCCGATTGTGCCCACCACCTTCGGCAAGATGATGGAGCTGCGCTGTGTGGTGGCCGTCATCCGGCACGGCGACCGCACCCCCAAGCAGAAAATGAAAGTGGAGGTGCGCCACCCCAA GTTCTTTGAGATCTTCGAGAAGTACGACGGGTATAAGCTCGGCCACGTGAAGCTAAAGCGACCCAAGCAGCTGCAGGAGATCCTGGACATAGCCCGCTTTCTGCTCAGCGAGATCCACACCAAGGCCCACGCCGAGATCGAGGAGAAGGAGTCGAAGCTGGAGCAGCTGAAGAACGTGCTGGAGATGTACGGTCACTTCTCGGGGATCAACCGCAAGGTCCAGATGAAGTACCAGCCGCGAGGAAGGCCCCGTGGCTCCAGCTCGGACGACAGCAAGTCAG CGGACACTCCCATTGAGCCCTCGCTGGTGCTCATTCTGAAATGGGGTGGAGAACTCACGCCAGCCGGAAGAATCCAGGCGGAGGAGCTGGGCCGCATCTTCCGGTGCATGTATCCGGGTGGCCAGGGCAGGTCGGACTATTCCGGGACCCAGGGACTGGGGCTCCTGAG GCTGCACTCCACATTCCGTCACGATCTGAAGATCTACGCCTCCGACGAGGGGCGAGTCCAGATGACAGCCGCCGCCTTTGCGAAGGGCCTTCTGGCCCTGGAGGGCGAACTCACGCCCATTCTCGTCCAGATGGTGAAGAGCGCCAACACGAATGGATTGCTGGACAATGATTGCGATTCCAGCAAGTACCAGAACCT GGCCAAAGGACGTCTGCACGATCTTATGCAGAACGATCGCGAGTTCACCAAGGAAGACCGTGAGCTCATCAATCCCTGCAACAGCAAGTCCATCAACCAGGCCCTGGACTTTGTCAAGAACCCGGTGGACTGCTGCCACCACGTGCACCTGCTCATCCGCGAGCTGCTGCACATCATCAGCATCAAAAAGGACGATCCAAAGACAAAGGACGCCATCCTGTACCACGGCGAGACCTGGGACCTGATGCGCTGTCGCTGGGAGAAGATCGAGAAGGACTTCAGCACCAAGTCGAAGCTGTTCGACATCTCCAAGATCCCGGACATCTACGACTGCATCAAGTACGATCTGCAGCACAACCAGCACACGCTGCAGTACGACCAGGCCGAGGAGCTCTACATCTACGCCAAGAACCTGGCGGACATTGTCATACCCCAGGAGTACGGCCTGACGCCACAGGAGAAGCTGGCCATTGGCCAGGGAATATGTTCACCGCTGCTCCGGAAGATCAAGGGCGACCTCCAGCGGAACATCGACGAGGTGGAGGATGAGTTCATGAACCGCCTGAATCCGCACTACAGCCACGGCGTGGCCAGTCCCCAGAGGCATGTGAGGACCCGGCTTTACTTTACCAGCGAATCGCACGTCCACTCGCTGCTCACAGTGCTCCGGTACGGCGGCTTACTGAACGTCGTCACGGACGAGCAGTGGCGCCGGGCCATGGACTACATATCCATGGTGTCCGAGCTGAACTACATGTCCCAGATTGTCATTATGCTGTACGAGGATCCCACGAAGGACCCCACCTCGGAGGAGCGCTTCCACGTCGAGCTCCACTTCAGCCCGGGCGTCAACTGTTGCGTGCAGAAGAACCTGCCGCCGGGTCCGGGATTCCGGCCGCACTCCCACGGCGACAATGCCTGCAACGTGAGCCTGCAGTCCTCGGACGAGTCTAATCCGTCGCGGATCGAGGAGGAGAATGACTCCGCCTGCTCCAACGAAGATCAGCAGGGCAAAAAGCGAGGGGTGAGTTCTGAAAGTCCACTTTCCTGCAGATCTCTTCATTATCCTTTCGTCCAGAATGGGCAGCGGAACGGGGACCGCAGCGCGGAGCGACAGCCTGCGGCGAGCGGAATGGCTTTTGGATTCAATCGCCTGGAGCTGCGCTCTAAGCAGTTCAAGTCGAAGCCCATTCCCATCGGCGCCCACCACACTGTCAGCGGGCACGAGGCCATGGACCTGGCCAAGCGGCTGAACGAGGAGCTGGCGTCGCAGCAGCAGGCCCAGTTctcgcagcagcaacagcaacttcGGCCCATCAGTCCGGATATCCGGGCGGTTAGTCCGGACtgtgagccgcgctcccgcagCTTCGAGCAGAGGGCCTCCTCCGGCGTCGGTCCCAAGGAACCGG GATTTGGAGACGTACCACCAATTCGACCACTGGAAACACTTCACAATGCGCTGTCACTGCGCAAGCTGGACAGCTTCCTGCAGGACATGATACTGGCGCAGATATTCAAGACGCCGACAGGATCGCCGCCGCGGGGCTTTGAGGTGCCTTGCGAAATGCCGGCGGTTTCCTCCCTGACGCTCGGCACACACCACTCGCCGACGTTGGACAATATGACGCCATCGAGTACTCCGGCGGCCACGCCCACGGAGATGCCACGCGGCGGcagcgagtccagctcggcCAGGCAGTGCTCCCTGGTGAGCCAGTCGAGGTTCGACCCCCAGTCCGCCAGCCAGGAGCCGGGCAAGAAGC CttggcagcagcagccccaGGATAGATATTCCTTGGCGGAGAAGGAGGAGGCACACGAAGCAAGCGATCAGGGCATGGAGGAGGAGCCAGAGCAGGCGTCATCGCTCCCGCCGGAAGTGGAGAGCAG CCTGGAGATAACCATGGAGAACATCGAGTTCGAGCAAGACGAGGAAGCACAGTTCGAGCCCTTGAACCAGGACACCCTAGGCAGAGGCTTCTTTCTGAGCGTCGGAGAGCAGGAAGCCGGCGGCGGAGGAAGTGGCAGCACCTGCCTCACCCCAGTTAGCTTCGGCATGGATCTGAATCTCAGCATGGTGGCCAACAAGGGATCCATGTCGCTCTCAATGGAT GGCTTCGACGATGACGAGGACCCCACTTTGTCGGCGGCCACCACTCCGTCGCTGCCCGCGGACTGCGAGCCTCATCTGGAGACGTGCTACTGCTGCCCCAGCCACGCCGAAGCTCCGCCGGAGGTGGCCAGCGACGATCCACGCTTCGGATTTGCTCTGCCCGTCCGTGTGGTCACCCAGGCGTCGCCGGAGCACGTGCGTCAGGTGCGGCGGGCCCACGACCCGGTGTCGCCGCGCATCCAGAAGCAGATCAGCCTGTTCGAGGGCACCGCTGCCGGCAGCGGTACGGATAAGACGGACTCCAGTGGGTCGGTGGCCGGCGGAGGAGCTGGAGCGGCGGCTCTGCATGCCTCGATCAACATACCGTCGGCGCAGCATTTGCGGCAGGATGCCCGGCTGCGAAAGTTCGAAAATCTCACGCAGTCCACCTCGAACTCAAACTTTCCGTTCGAGAGCAACACGCTCAAGCGGGTGCCCATGCAGGCCACCGGGGACTACTCCAACGTGAGTCACACCCAGAGCTGCATCAACCTGAAGAGCGGCGGGAGCAGCGCAGCTCTTGGAGGATCGCCGCAGCGCCAGCGAGCAGGCGTCGGAGCGAGCGGCCGTGGAGGAGAGCCTGTGGAGCGGGAAGCGCCGGTGGGAGCCGCCCATCTGGGCCGACTGGTGAGCACCTGCTGCTCCGCGTctgcctccgcctccgcctccgcctccgcttCACCCTCGCCGTCGCCCTCCCCATCGCCGGGTGCTCTGATCGTGAAGGAACGCTTCATCGAGCCTCCCAAGAAAGGCATCATCCGGGGCTACCACGGCAAGACGCAGTCCATGGATGCGGATTTTCTGTTCAACGAGTTCCTGCTCCTGCCGGCGATGGCGCCCGCCAAGCTCTCCATCGAAAGCTCGGACATAGACAAGGTGGAGGAGCATCCCGTGGCCTCCACCAGCAAGAAGCCGCCCTTTTAA